The following are from one region of the Patescibacteria group bacterium genome:
- a CDS encoding MerR family transcriptional regulator: MKYSIQQLATLAGVSVRTLHYYDEVGLLSPVRENRNNYRQYGETELLRLQQILLYRELDFPLLDIKKILDSSNFSLHSALRDHRKIIEEKKIRLSRLLKTIDKTINKINHKNNMTDKELYEAFGSENYAEEAKQKWGHTDAYKQSAARVKKLTKEDIAQIKAASDALMKELVKNMTRSPKDPAVQKLIAKHYDSLRTFYEPNLQIYRGLAEMYIADKRFTANFEKYAVGLAQFMHDAMIFFVENQKNS, encoded by the coding sequence ATGAAATATTCAATTCAACAACTAGCAACGCTTGCGGGAGTGAGCGTCAGAACCCTTCACTATTACGACGAGGTTGGCCTGCTTTCTCCTGTCCGAGAAAATAGAAATAATTATCGACAGTATGGCGAAACGGAACTCCTGCGTCTCCAGCAAATATTGTTATACCGAGAACTCGACTTTCCTCTGCTCGATATCAAAAAAATCTTGGACTCAAGTAACTTCAGCTTGCATAGTGCTCTGCGAGATCATCGGAAAATTATTGAGGAGAAAAAAATTCGTCTTTCTCGTCTTTTGAAAACTATCGACAAAACTATTAATAAAATTAACCACAAAAATAACATGACTGATAAAGAACTGTATGAAGCTTTCGGATCAGAAAATTATGCCGAGGAAGCCAAACAAAAATGGGGGCATACCGACGCCTACAAACAATCTGCGGCTCGGGTTAAAAAATTAACCAAGGAGGACATTGCGCAAATTAAGGCCGCAAGCGATGCGCTCATGAAAGAGCTTGTGAAAAATATGACAAGAAGCCCGAAAGATCCGGCGGTACAAAAATTAATTGCCAAACATTACGACAGTTTGCGCACGTTTTACGAACCAAATCTGCAAATCTATCGAGGACTTGCTGAAATGTACATCGCTGACAAACGTTTTACAGCCAATTTCGAAAAATACGCAGTTGGGTTGGCGCAGTTTATGCATGACGCGATGATTTTCTTTGTGGAAAATCAAAAAAATAGCTAG